The following coding sequences lie in one Mercenaria mercenaria strain notata chromosome 5, MADL_Memer_1, whole genome shotgun sequence genomic window:
- the LOC123557830 gene encoding lymphoid-specific helicase-like isoform X2: MSTLCEVSKESPCKPSLEEAAVPDEDAHSRVGSETDLEILTTRDGESPLTVSSFPASEMITQSVMEEEGKLEKEGEAEEEEELRKRKELWLHMEQETKEERYRRLQCLLMKSNMYTEYLLRRMERQREEEKKRRERILKKLAKEEQKKKEETLKTQQNTEISQDSDVKAKSDVVKSEGNAAAADTESSPKPEPKPEPRKTRGKLKLRAPVPKSTLSGSSTPAGSQSTPNTPGIESGNTPKIESAKEESMDTCTSPASNVEGITGSPSSDKENRPTGKQTRTSLKPPEVEDAESKKGRKRKNLDYNEQSPQSAKLLTHFFQPSSKKRKVEEEENTEIKIEKKAKKEVELFKGHPDIDTDGKILRPALLTGGELRNYQVEGLNWLKVLFENGVNGMLADEMGLGKTIQCVALLCQIVTMGAHGPFMVVAPLSTLPNWKMEFKRFAPHLPVVFYHGSKDERAAVVKQIRKKHRIMENVTIQPVVITSYEIAMIDRPVLKNFDWTYMIVDEGHRIKNKNCRLIRELKQYKNTHRLLLTGTPLQNNLSELWSLLNFLLPEIFDDLGSFETWFDVEMISGEAADEAIIEEERKSNILGMLHQILTPFMLRRVKADVDLEIPPKKELLVYAPLSKEQLEFYETTVDRTIFQKLKGKEEEEEIPVDLYSTERPKRGRKSITKKAEPVSSLNAEVSIKMNNIMMQLRKVCNHPYLLEYPLDEFDNYKMDEDLVKKCGKMMILDKMLPELRNRGHKVLIFSQMTKMLDIIEDYLCIRKIEYCRLDGSCKIDDRQQSMEKFNTDPNTWVFLLSTRAGGLGVNLIGADTVIIYDSDWNPQCDLQAQDRCHRIGQTKPVVVYRFVTANTIDQKIVERAAGKRKLEKMVIHKGKFKSGINQDFTSEVKPLCPEELMELLKSKDHCGVVEQGKHGEVLSKEDLDALLDRSDLIEEFNKSKKNKVKQEKEEKQESK; encoded by the exons aaattttaaCAACGCGAGATGGAGAATCTCCCTTGACAGTATCATCTTTCCCGGCCAGTGAGATGATCACACAGAGTGTGATGGAGGAGGAGGGCAAACTGGAGAAAGAGGGAGAGGCAGAGGAGGAAGAAGAGTTAAGAAAAAGGAAAGAG TTATGGTTACATATGGAACAAGAGACAAAAGAAGAAAGGTATCGGCGACTTCAGTGTCTTCTCATGAAGAGTAATATGTATACAGAATATCTACTGAGACGTATGGAAAGACAGAGAGAAGAAGAGAAAAAGAGGAGAGAAAGAATTCTCAAG AAACTTGCCAAAGAAGAAcagaagaagaaagaagaaacattgAAGACTcaacaaaacacagaaatatctcAG GATTCTGATGTTAAGGCTAAAAGTGATGTGGTTAAATCTGAAGGAAACGCTGCAGCAGCAGATACTGAAAGTAGTCCG AAACCAGAACCGAAACCAGAACCAAGAAAAACTAGAGGAAAATTAAAACTGCGAGCACCTGTTCCGAAAAGCACACTTTCAGGGTCAAGTACTCCAGCAGGGTCACAGTCGACTCCAAATACTCCAGGCATAGAAAGCGGGAATACACCTAAAATAGAATCTGCTAAAGAGGAAAGTATGGACACTTGTACCTCACCTGCGTCCAATGTTGAAGGAATTACTGGTTCTCCATCATCAGATAAAGAGAACCGTCCTACAGGAAAACAAACAAGAACCAGTTTAAAACCACCAGAGGTAGAAG ATGCAGAATCAAAGAAAGGTAGAAAGAGAAAAAACTTGGATTATAATGAACAATCGCCACAGAGTGCCAAACTACTTACACATTTCTTCCAG CCATCATCAAAGAAGAGAAAAGTTGAAGAGGAAGAAAATACGGAAATCAAAATA GAGAAGAAAGCAAAGAAGGAAGTGGAATTGTTTAAAGGCCATCCTGATATTGACACAGATGGTAAAATTTTACGTCCAGCTCTTTTGACAGGGGGAGAGTTACGTAATTACCAGGTAGAGGGACTCAATTGGCTCAAG GTGTTGTTTGAGAATGGTGTAAATGGAATGTTAGCTGATGAGATGGGACTGGGAAAGACTATACAGTGTGTAGCTCTGTTGTGTCAGATAGTTACCATGGGAGCCCATGGTCCCTTCATGGTGGTTGCACCACTGTCAACACTTCCAAACTGGAAAATGGAGTTTAAAAGATTTGCTCCACAT CTACCTGTGGTATTTTAccatggttcaaaagatgaaagAGCAGCAGTAGTGAAACAGATCAGGAAGAAACATCGGATCATGGAAAACGTTACTATTCAGCCTGTTGTGATTACCTCGTACGAGATAGCAATGATTGACAGACCAGTGTTGAAGAACTTTGATTGGACGTACATGATTGTAGATGAGGGTCATAGGATCAAAAATAAGAATTGTAGATTGATCAG GGAATTGAAGCAATACAAGAACACTCACAGATTGTTGCTAACTGGCACACCACTACAGAACAACCTTAGTGAACTATGGTCACTGCTCAACTTCCTGCTGCCAGAGATATTTGATGATCTTGGAAG TTTTGAGACCTGGTTTGATGTTGAAATGATATCCGGCGAGGCAGCTGATGAAGCGATAATAGAGGAAGAGCGAAAGAGCAATATCCTTGGCATGTTACATCAG ATTTTGACCCCATTCATGTTGAGAAGAGTGAAAGCTGATGTAGATTTAGAAATCCCACCAAAGAAAGAACTTCTAGTTTACGCCCCACTTAGTAAAGAACAGCTGGAATTTTATGAAACAACTGTAGACAGAACCATTTTCCAAAAGCTCAAAGGCAAAGAG GAAGAGGAAGAAATCCCAGTAGATTTATACTCTACAGAAAGACCAAAGAGAGGGCGGAAATCCATAACAAA GAAGGCAGAGCCTGTATCCTCTTTAAATGCTGAAGTGTCCATTAAAATGAACAATATCATGATGCAGTTAAGAAAAGTGTGTAACCACCCATACCTCTTGGAGTATCCATTAGATGAATTTGACAACTATAAG ATGGATGAAGACCTAGTGAAGAAGTGTGGAAAGATGATGATCCTAGATAAAATGTTGCCAGAACTACGGAACAGGGGGCACAAG GTACTGATATTCTCACAGATGACCAAGATGTTGGATATAATAGAAGATTATCTGTGTATCAGGAAGATTGAATATTGTCGACTTGATGGTAGTTGCAAGATAGATGACAGACAGCAATCT ATGGAGAAGTTCAATACAGATCCAAACACTTGGGTATTCTTGTTAAGTACGAGAGCTGGAGGTCTAGGTGTGAATCTCATTGGAGCCGATACAGTAATCATCTATGACAGTGACTGG AACCCTCAGTGTGACCTGCAAGCTCAGGACAGATGTCATAGGATAGGTCAAACCAAACCTGTTGTGGTATACAGATTTGTCACTGCTAACACTATAGATCAGAAAATTGTGGAGAGAGCAGCTGGGAAACGTAAACTGGAGAAAATGGTTATACATAAAG GAAAGTTCAAGTCTGGTATAAACCAGGATTTTACAAGTGAAGTGAAGCCATTATGCCCGGAAGAACTGATGGAACTATTAAAATCTAAGGACCACTGTGGTGTAGTAGAACAG GGTAAACATGGAGAAGTACTCAGTAAAGAAGACCTGGATGCATTACTAGACAGAAGTGATCTAATTGAGGAATTTAACAAATCAAAGAAGAACAAGG TAAAACAAGagaaagaagaaaaacaagaatCCAAGTAA
- the LOC123557830 gene encoding lymphocyte-specific helicase-like isoform X1, whose translation MSTLCEVSKESPCKPSLEEAAVPDEDAHSRVGSETDLEILTTRDGESPLTVSSFPASEMITQSVMEEEGKLEKEGEAEEEEELRKRKELWLHMEQETKEERYRRLQCLLMKSNMYTEYLLRRMERQREEEKKRRERILKKLAKEEQKKKEETLKTQQNTEISQDSDVKAKSDVVKSEGNAAAADTESSPKPEPKPEPRKTRGKLKLRAPVPKSTLSGSSTPAGSQSTPNTPGIESGNTPKIESAKEESMDTCTSPASNVEGITGSPSSDKENRPTGKQTRTSLKPPEVEDFEETLRGYLGEKLMLDVTVKEEQNDNSEDPLYAESKKGRKRKNLDYNEQSPQSAKLLTHFFQPSSKKRKVEEEENTEIKIEKKAKKEVELFKGHPDIDTDGKILRPALLTGGELRNYQVEGLNWLKVLFENGVNGMLADEMGLGKTIQCVALLCQIVTMGAHGPFMVVAPLSTLPNWKMEFKRFAPHLPVVFYHGSKDERAAVVKQIRKKHRIMENVTIQPVVITSYEIAMIDRPVLKNFDWTYMIVDEGHRIKNKNCRLIRELKQYKNTHRLLLTGTPLQNNLSELWSLLNFLLPEIFDDLGSFETWFDVEMISGEAADEAIIEEERKSNILGMLHQILTPFMLRRVKADVDLEIPPKKELLVYAPLSKEQLEFYETTVDRTIFQKLKGKEEEEEIPVDLYSTERPKRGRKSITKKAEPVSSLNAEVSIKMNNIMMQLRKVCNHPYLLEYPLDEFDNYKMDEDLVKKCGKMMILDKMLPELRNRGHKVLIFSQMTKMLDIIEDYLCIRKIEYCRLDGSCKIDDRQQSMEKFNTDPNTWVFLLSTRAGGLGVNLIGADTVIIYDSDWNPQCDLQAQDRCHRIGQTKPVVVYRFVTANTIDQKIVERAAGKRKLEKMVIHKGKFKSGINQDFTSEVKPLCPEELMELLKSKDHCGVVEQGKHGEVLSKEDLDALLDRSDLIEEFNKSKKNKVKQEKEEKQESK comes from the exons aaattttaaCAACGCGAGATGGAGAATCTCCCTTGACAGTATCATCTTTCCCGGCCAGTGAGATGATCACACAGAGTGTGATGGAGGAGGAGGGCAAACTGGAGAAAGAGGGAGAGGCAGAGGAGGAAGAAGAGTTAAGAAAAAGGAAAGAG TTATGGTTACATATGGAACAAGAGACAAAAGAAGAAAGGTATCGGCGACTTCAGTGTCTTCTCATGAAGAGTAATATGTATACAGAATATCTACTGAGACGTATGGAAAGACAGAGAGAAGAAGAGAAAAAGAGGAGAGAAAGAATTCTCAAG AAACTTGCCAAAGAAGAAcagaagaagaaagaagaaacattgAAGACTcaacaaaacacagaaatatctcAG GATTCTGATGTTAAGGCTAAAAGTGATGTGGTTAAATCTGAAGGAAACGCTGCAGCAGCAGATACTGAAAGTAGTCCG AAACCAGAACCGAAACCAGAACCAAGAAAAACTAGAGGAAAATTAAAACTGCGAGCACCTGTTCCGAAAAGCACACTTTCAGGGTCAAGTACTCCAGCAGGGTCACAGTCGACTCCAAATACTCCAGGCATAGAAAGCGGGAATACACCTAAAATAGAATCTGCTAAAGAGGAAAGTATGGACACTTGTACCTCACCTGCGTCCAATGTTGAAGGAATTACTGGTTCTCCATCATCAGATAAAGAGAACCGTCCTACAGGAAAACAAACAAGAACCAGTTTAAAACCACCAGAGGTAGAAG ATTTTGAGGAGACTTTGAGAGGGTATCTTGGAGAGAAATTAATGCTGGATGTAACTGTGAAAGAAGAACAGAACGATAACTCTGAAGATCCTCTTT ATGCAGAATCAAAGAAAGGTAGAAAGAGAAAAAACTTGGATTATAATGAACAATCGCCACAGAGTGCCAAACTACTTACACATTTCTTCCAG CCATCATCAAAGAAGAGAAAAGTTGAAGAGGAAGAAAATACGGAAATCAAAATA GAGAAGAAAGCAAAGAAGGAAGTGGAATTGTTTAAAGGCCATCCTGATATTGACACAGATGGTAAAATTTTACGTCCAGCTCTTTTGACAGGGGGAGAGTTACGTAATTACCAGGTAGAGGGACTCAATTGGCTCAAG GTGTTGTTTGAGAATGGTGTAAATGGAATGTTAGCTGATGAGATGGGACTGGGAAAGACTATACAGTGTGTAGCTCTGTTGTGTCAGATAGTTACCATGGGAGCCCATGGTCCCTTCATGGTGGTTGCACCACTGTCAACACTTCCAAACTGGAAAATGGAGTTTAAAAGATTTGCTCCACAT CTACCTGTGGTATTTTAccatggttcaaaagatgaaagAGCAGCAGTAGTGAAACAGATCAGGAAGAAACATCGGATCATGGAAAACGTTACTATTCAGCCTGTTGTGATTACCTCGTACGAGATAGCAATGATTGACAGACCAGTGTTGAAGAACTTTGATTGGACGTACATGATTGTAGATGAGGGTCATAGGATCAAAAATAAGAATTGTAGATTGATCAG GGAATTGAAGCAATACAAGAACACTCACAGATTGTTGCTAACTGGCACACCACTACAGAACAACCTTAGTGAACTATGGTCACTGCTCAACTTCCTGCTGCCAGAGATATTTGATGATCTTGGAAG TTTTGAGACCTGGTTTGATGTTGAAATGATATCCGGCGAGGCAGCTGATGAAGCGATAATAGAGGAAGAGCGAAAGAGCAATATCCTTGGCATGTTACATCAG ATTTTGACCCCATTCATGTTGAGAAGAGTGAAAGCTGATGTAGATTTAGAAATCCCACCAAAGAAAGAACTTCTAGTTTACGCCCCACTTAGTAAAGAACAGCTGGAATTTTATGAAACAACTGTAGACAGAACCATTTTCCAAAAGCTCAAAGGCAAAGAG GAAGAGGAAGAAATCCCAGTAGATTTATACTCTACAGAAAGACCAAAGAGAGGGCGGAAATCCATAACAAA GAAGGCAGAGCCTGTATCCTCTTTAAATGCTGAAGTGTCCATTAAAATGAACAATATCATGATGCAGTTAAGAAAAGTGTGTAACCACCCATACCTCTTGGAGTATCCATTAGATGAATTTGACAACTATAAG ATGGATGAAGACCTAGTGAAGAAGTGTGGAAAGATGATGATCCTAGATAAAATGTTGCCAGAACTACGGAACAGGGGGCACAAG GTACTGATATTCTCACAGATGACCAAGATGTTGGATATAATAGAAGATTATCTGTGTATCAGGAAGATTGAATATTGTCGACTTGATGGTAGTTGCAAGATAGATGACAGACAGCAATCT ATGGAGAAGTTCAATACAGATCCAAACACTTGGGTATTCTTGTTAAGTACGAGAGCTGGAGGTCTAGGTGTGAATCTCATTGGAGCCGATACAGTAATCATCTATGACAGTGACTGG AACCCTCAGTGTGACCTGCAAGCTCAGGACAGATGTCATAGGATAGGTCAAACCAAACCTGTTGTGGTATACAGATTTGTCACTGCTAACACTATAGATCAGAAAATTGTGGAGAGAGCAGCTGGGAAACGTAAACTGGAGAAAATGGTTATACATAAAG GAAAGTTCAAGTCTGGTATAAACCAGGATTTTACAAGTGAAGTGAAGCCATTATGCCCGGAAGAACTGATGGAACTATTAAAATCTAAGGACCACTGTGGTGTAGTAGAACAG GGTAAACATGGAGAAGTACTCAGTAAAGAAGACCTGGATGCATTACTAGACAGAAGTGATCTAATTGAGGAATTTAACAAATCAAAGAAGAACAAGG TAAAACAAGagaaagaagaaaaacaagaatCCAAGTAA